ATTATAAAAGCAGCCATTTGGTAATCAGGTGTATTACCTGATACATAAGAAGTAATTAAGAATTCAATTTCTTGAGTTGTTAATTCTTTACCTTCTCTTTTCTTTTCGATTAAATCAACGACACGCATTATTTAACCTCCCTTATTTTGCAACACCTAAAGCAATTTCCATCATGTTTTTGAAAGCTGTTTGTCTTTCTTCGGGTGTTGTTTCGTCATTTGTAATTAAGTTGTCACTAACTGTTAAAAGACATGCTGCATTTTTACCTAATTTTTCAGCATTAGTAAATAAAGCATATGATTCCATTTCAACACAAAGCGCATGTGTTTCATCGATTCTTTGTTGAAGAGGAACTGATGAATAGAATACATCTGAAGAGTGTACACGGCCTAAAGTTAATTTAATGTTCAAATTTTTAGCCACTTTTTCAATTTCTTTATTTAATTTAGCACTAGGTAAAGCTACATGGCTTTTGTCTCCTAAAACTAAACGACGATAACTAGCACCATCTGCATAAGCTTCAGTTGCTAAAATCGTTTCATATAGTTTGATTTCTTTTTTGTATGAACCAGTTGTACCGATTCTAATAATGTTATCTACATTGTAGAATTTGAATAATTCATATGAATAGATCCCAATTGATGGACAACCCATTCCACTTCCAGCGATTGTTACTGGACGACCTTTATATGTACCTGTATACATGTACATGTTTCTGACAGTATTAACAAGTCTATATCCTTTGTCTAAAAATGTTTCAGCAATAAATTTAGCTCTTAAAGGATCTCCTGGCATTAAAACTGTCTTAGCAATATCACCTTCTTTGGCATTAATGTGTGGTGTCATAAAATCTCCTTAAATTAATGTTAAATAAGTACTTTCAAGTTTGGTTTATATTTAATTTCAAGTACATTATTGGACATCAACTAATAGAAATCTGATAAAGTGCGATTTAAGTAGTATTAGCGATTTAGCTTAATATTTTCTATATTAAACATCCGGTTATAATTTTAACATATATTAAATTTAAAATATATAAATATCACTATTAGAGCTATTTATTTGATTTTTTTAAGCTAAAGGTGTCATTTTTTCATATTTTAGTTGCCTAAAAAATACAAAAATAAAAATATTTTCATATTTGTTAATTATCAGGCTAAATAATATTTTTATTTAGAAACTACTTTTTATATAATTAGTTAGATATTTAGATACTTTTTTTGTCGAGGTGAATTATGAAAAAAATTAAGAGAATTGCTATTCTAACTTCAGGTGGCGATGCTCCTGGAATGAATAGTGCAATTAGAGCAGCAGCTAAAATGGCTCGTAGTCGTGGAATTGAAACATTTTTAGTATATGAAGGTTACAAAGGATTAGTTGATGATAATATTGTGCCTTCAACAAAAATTGATTTAGATTTCTTTAACAGTCGTGGAGGCACTTGTATTTATTCAGCAAGGTATCCTCAATTTAAAGATCCAGAAATTCGTGAAATTGCTATTAAAAATTTAAACAAACGTAAAATTGATGCTTTGATAGTTATTGGTGGTGATGGTTCTTATGCAGGAGCACAATTATTACATGAAAAAGGAATTAAAACTATTGGACTTCCAGGGACAATTGATAATGATATAGCTTCAAGTGATTTTACTATTGGCTATGATACAGCTTTAAATACAGTTGTTAGATGTATTGACCAAATTAGAGATACAGCAGCAAGTCATAAAAGAATTATGATTATTGAAGTTATGGGTAATAACTGTGGTGACTTAGCATTACACACAGGACTTGCAACAGGGGCAGAAGTTATTGCAACAAGTGAATACCGTCTTGATGAAAAAGAAATAGTTAAAACTTGTGTTGAATTAACTACAAATGCTAAACCTGTTAGAAGAAATATTACAATAGTTGTTAGTGAAAAATTATATAACATTAAACAACTAGCTAAAGACATTGAAAAAGCAACAGGATGAGAAACTAGACCTAATGTTTTAGGACACATTCAACGTGGTGGTAATCCTTCAGCTCAAGAAAGAATTCTAGCTTCACTTTTTGGAATTAAAGCTGTTGAATGTTTACTTGAAGGTAAAAGCGGTGTGGCTATTGGAATTATTGATAATGATATTGTTGCTTCACCAATCTCAGAAGCATTAAGTATGATTAATAAATCTAAAGCTAAAGTTAGAAATAAAGCAATTAAATTTAATGAATTAAACCGTTTAGATTAATCAATTATAATGTCATTTATTTGGCATTATTTTAATTTTTTAAGCAAATTTTTCATTATTTTTTTTAGAAAAATATTTAAGCTTATTTTTTGAATAATAAACCTATAAAACAATGTTTTTGGTAAATTACACTATTTGCTTTAAACTAAGATTTTTAAAAAAATGTTTTTGTTTTTTTAATAATAAATTATTATTATATAGGCGCATTTAGAGAAAGGGGCAAATTATGAGTCAAAAAGAAGATAAAAAACCAATAGTTTTTAGTGATGTTGATGGTACACTTTATGCTCGTGATTGTTATGTATCAAACTTCAATTTAAACATCATTAAACAAGATAATTTAAGTTTTAATATTGCTACTGGTAATCCAATTTGTCCAAGAATGTTAAAACTTGCAAAATTAGTAGATGCTGATTATATGATTGGATCTTCAGGTGTACAAATTTATGATTACAAACATAATAAATATTTACATGAAGAATATCTTAAAGCAAGCGTAGTTAAAAAGATTTTTAAACTCTTTAAAGAAAGCAAAGTTTCAGCTGCTGCTTGAAGTAGTGATGTTTTTTATGTATTTAAAGAAGCAGATAAAGAATTCCTAAATAAAATTTATTATCGTTATGAAACTTTTGAACAATTCGAATTATATGAAGATCAAAAAGACATTAAAAAAGTAGCCAAAATTGAAGTTTATTTTGAAAACACTCCAAATGTTGGCGATTTAATTAAAGAACTTGAAAAACTTGATTGCCAAGTAATTGTGACACATATGAATCTTGAAATTATTTCTAAAGGAGCTTCAAAAGGAAATGCTATTCTTTGACTTCTAAAACATGTATTAAAAGGATATAACCCAGAAGAAGTTATGGTTATTGGTGACAGTGAAAATGATTATTCAATGTTCCACAAATTCAACTATTCTTATGTTATGGATAATGCTAAAGATGAAGTTAAAGATAAAGCTAACTTTATAACCAAAGCCGTTCAAGAACATGGTTTAGGTTATGCTGTTATGGATTATTTAGAAAAATTTAACAAGAGAAATAACTAGTCAGTGTACTAGTTTTTTTAATATTTTGAATATTTTTAATAAAAAATAAGCAAATTTGTCAAAAAACCTGCAATATTACATACTTTTTTTACAAAATTAATCAAAAATTAATCAAAATTGTTAAAAAAGTCTGTCATTATGACAAATTAATTGTATAGTTTCTTATATAAATATAAGGAGTTGACTATGACTATTGAAAGAGATAAATATTTAAATGGTCTTTTAGAATGAAAAGATAAAGACATTGTAAAAATAGTAACTGGTCCTCGAAGAAGTGGCAAAACTTTTTTATTATTTAATCTTTTTGCTTCTGAATTGTTAAAACTTGGAGTATTGAGTCAAAATATTATTCAAATAAATTTAGAACTTGAGGAAAATAAAAAACTAAGAAAAAGTCTTAATCTTTTAAACTTCATTAAAGAACAAATAATAAATGAAAACAAATATTATGTTTTAATCGATGAAATTCAAAATGTTAAAAATTTTGAAGATTCAGTTAATTATTTATTAAATATTAAAAATGTTGATCTTTATATTACTGGCAGTAATTCTAAATTTTTATCAAGAGATATTGAAACTCAAATTAGTAGTCGAGCTACAGAAATCAAAGTTAGACCATTAACATTCAAAGAATTTTACAGTGTTAAAAAAGAATTAAACATCGATGAAGTTTTTAAAGAATATTTGACTTTTGGTGGTATGCCTTTTTTAGTTAATTTAAATTATGAAAGCAAAAAGAAATATTTAAAAGAACTTTTTGAAACTACTTATATTAATGATATAGTTGAACGCAATAAAATAAAAAGTGATGAATACTTACAAGAATTTGTTGATTTTTTAACTTCTAATGTTGGTTCATTAACTAACAATTTAAATATCTGTAATACATATAAAACACTAAAACAAAACAATATAGCCTACTTTACTATTG
The Mycoplasmopsis fermentans PG18 DNA segment above includes these coding regions:
- the pfkA gene encoding 6-phosphofructokinase; this translates as MKKIKRIAILTSGGDAPGMNSAIRAAAKMARSRGIETFLVYEGYKGLVDDNIVPSTKIDLDFFNSRGGTCIYSARYPQFKDPEIREIAIKNLNKRKIDALIVIGGDGSYAGAQLLHEKGIKTIGLPGTIDNDIASSDFTIGYDTALNTVVRCIDQIRDTAASHKRIMIIEVMGNNCGDLALHTGLATGAEVIATSEYRLDEKEIVKTCVELTTNAKPVRRNITIVVSEKLYNIKQLAKDIEKATGWETRPNVLGHIQRGGNPSAQERILASLFGIKAVECLLEGKSGVAIGIIDNDIVASPISEALSMINKSKAKVRNKAIKFNELNRLD
- a CDS encoding Cof-type HAD-IIB family hydrolase, which gives rise to MSQKEDKKPIVFSDVDGTLYARDCYVSNFNLNIIKQDNLSFNIATGNPICPRMLKLAKLVDADYMIGSSGVQIYDYKHNKYLHEEYLKASVVKKIFKLFKESKVSAAAWSSDVFYVFKEADKEFLNKIYYRYETFEQFELYEDQKDIKKVAKIEVYFENTPNVGDLIKELEKLDCQVIVTHMNLEIISKGASKGNAILWLLKHVLKGYNPEEVMVIGDSENDYSMFHKFNYSYVMDNAKDEVKDKANFITKAVQEHGLGYAVMDYLEKFNKRNN
- the deoD gene encoding purine-nucleoside phosphorylase, translating into MTPHINAKEGDIAKTVLMPGDPLRAKFIAETFLDKGYRLVNTVRNMYMYTGTYKGRPVTIAGSGMGCPSIGIYSYELFKFYNVDNIIRIGTTGSYKKEIKLYETILATEAYADGASYRRLVLGDKSHVALPSAKLNKEIEKVAKNLNIKLTLGRVHSSDVFYSSVPLQQRIDETHALCVEMESYALFTNAEKLGKNAACLLTVSDNLITNDETTPEERQTAFKNMMEIALGVAK
- a CDS encoding ATP-binding protein; the protein is MTIERDKYLNGLLEWKDKDIVKIVTGPRRSGKTFLLFNLFASELLKLGVLSQNIIQINLELEENKKLRKSLNLLNFIKEQIINENKYYVLIDEIQNVKNFEDSVNYLLNIKNVDLYITGSNSKFLSRDIETQISSRATEIKVRPLTFKEFYSVKKELNIDEVFKEYLTFGGMPFLVNLNYESKKKYLKELFETTYINDIVERNKIKSDEYLQEFVDFLTSNVGSLTNNLNICNTYKTLKQNNIAYFTIDKYLKNLSHTYLIDLVQLFNLKGKRIIKRLNKIYFYDLGIRNSRIGYNNIKIEHAIENIVYNELVIRNYDVNIG